From the genome of Streptomyces sp. NBC_01341, one region includes:
- a CDS encoding alpha/beta fold hydrolase has translation MDHSTSRWRHRLPRTPGRWAAVVAALAVLVGAGTWTAAADDDGEPSVYRHDRMMRMNGVSVDTSYFTSGGSQRRPAVLIGHGFGGSKNDVRAQAEKLAADGYAVMTWSARGFGRTSGEITLNAPDGEVKDVSGLIDWLADRPEVELDKKGDPRVGVTGASYGGAVSLLAAGYDKRVDAIAPVISYWNLADALFPDGVFKKLWAGIFVTSGGGCQRFQKQLCDMYERVAVSGKPDAAARALLTERSPVAVADRIDVPALIVQGQSDSLFPLGQSDAMARAIGSNGAPVSVDWIAGGHDGGDDEGDRVQGRVGDWFDRYLKQDKGAGTGPGFRVTRTGGVDSTDGAALKRGASSATYPGLTGGGREIPLTGAPPMPATGGGPATGGQDAQRGDGRAATTGGGRSAAAGGATQTFRNPAGASPPSISAVPGVGGGLSQLSSLGVGLSADFPGQYARYESAPLDSAVRVTGSPTVRVNVKADQGDAVLFGKVYDVSPDGKQQVLPSQLVAPYRITPGRQGKPVELTLPAVDHEVDAGHRLRLVLSATDLGYASPAEPATYTVSLDGPLTVPTAPAVKTASAVLPWWTWGLPAAAVVIAAVLLLTARRRTTTPAPDPALADVPLQITDLSKKYAKSVDRYAVRDLGFRVEKGQVLGLLGPNGAGKTTTLRMLMGLITPDSGEIRVFGHAIRPGAPVLSRVGSFVEGAGFLPHLSGRSNLELYWQATGRPAEDAHIDEALEIAGLGDALARAVRTYSQGMRQRLAIAQAMLGMPDLLILDEPTNGLDPPQIREMRDVMIRYAAGGRTVIVSSHLLSEVEQSCTHLVVMDRGRLVQAGPVAEITGSGDMLLVTTAAEVAEPLVDKVGALPGIGSAVRVDDGRGLLVRLDGAGAAQLVADLVRLDVPVTGVGPHRRLEDAFLTLISQGSA, from the coding sequence ATGGACCACTCGACTTCCCGGTGGCGGCACCGGCTGCCCCGTACCCCAGGCCGGTGGGCCGCGGTCGTCGCCGCCCTCGCCGTACTCGTGGGCGCCGGTACCTGGACCGCCGCGGCCGACGACGACGGCGAGCCGTCCGTGTACCGGCACGACCGCATGATGAGGATGAACGGGGTGTCCGTCGACACCTCGTACTTCACGTCCGGCGGCTCGCAGCGCAGGCCCGCCGTCCTCATCGGGCACGGCTTCGGCGGCAGCAAGAACGACGTACGCGCCCAGGCCGAGAAGCTGGCCGCCGACGGCTACGCCGTCATGACCTGGTCCGCCCGGGGCTTCGGGAGGACCAGCGGCGAGATCACGCTCAACGCGCCCGACGGCGAGGTCAAGGACGTCTCGGGCCTCATCGACTGGCTGGCGGACCGGCCCGAGGTCGAGCTCGACAAGAAGGGCGACCCCCGGGTGGGTGTCACCGGCGCCTCCTACGGAGGGGCGGTGTCCCTCCTCGCCGCCGGGTACGACAAGCGCGTCGACGCCATCGCGCCCGTGATCAGCTACTGGAACCTCGCCGACGCGCTCTTCCCGGACGGTGTGTTCAAGAAGCTCTGGGCGGGGATCTTCGTCACGTCCGGTGGCGGTTGCCAGAGGTTCCAGAAGCAGTTGTGCGACATGTACGAGCGGGTCGCCGTCAGCGGCAAACCGGACGCCGCGGCGCGCGCACTGCTGACGGAACGTTCCCCCGTCGCGGTCGCCGACCGCATCGACGTGCCCGCGCTCATCGTCCAGGGACAGAGCGACTCGCTCTTCCCGCTCGGCCAGTCCGACGCGATGGCCAGGGCCATCGGCTCCAACGGCGCACCCGTCTCGGTCGACTGGATCGCCGGCGGACACGACGGCGGGGACGACGAGGGCGATCGCGTCCAGGGCCGGGTCGGTGACTGGTTCGACCGGTATCTGAAGCAGGACAAGGGCGCCGGTACCGGCCCCGGATTCCGGGTGACCCGCACCGGAGGCGTCGACTCCACCGACGGCGCCGCCCTCAAGCGCGGCGCGAGCAGCGCCACCTATCCCGGACTGACCGGCGGCGGCCGCGAGATCCCCCTGACCGGCGCCCCGCCGATGCCCGCCACGGGCGGCGGCCCTGCCACCGGTGGGCAGGACGCTCAGCGGGGCGACGGCCGTGCCGCCACCACCGGTGGCGGACGGAGCGCCGCGGCGGGCGGCGCGACGCAGACGTTCCGCAACCCGGCCGGGGCGAGCCCGCCCTCCATCTCCGCCGTCCCGGGCGTCGGCGGCGGCCTCTCCCAGCTGTCGTCCCTCGGCGTCGGGCTCTCGGCCGACTTCCCCGGGCAGTACGCCCGCTACGAGTCCGCGCCGCTGGACAGCGCCGTCCGCGTCACCGGTTCGCCCACCGTCCGCGTGAACGTCAAGGCGGACCAGGGCGACGCGGTGCTGTTCGGCAAGGTGTACGACGTCTCACCGGACGGGAAGCAGCAGGTACTCCCCTCCCAGCTCGTCGCCCCCTACCGGATCACCCCCGGCCGGCAGGGCAAGCCGGTCGAGCTGACCCTGCCCGCCGTCGACCACGAGGTGGACGCCGGACACCGGCTGCGGCTCGTGCTCTCCGCCACCGACCTCGGCTACGCCTCACCCGCCGAGCCCGCCACCTACACCGTCTCCCTCGACGGACCGCTGACCGTCCCCACGGCACCCGCAGTGAAGACCGCCTCGGCCGTCCTGCCCTGGTGGACCTGGGGGCTCCCGGCCGCGGCGGTCGTCATCGCCGCCGTCCTCCTGCTCACCGCACGCCGTCGCACCACGACACCCGCACCGGACCCCGCGCTCGCGGACGTACCGCTGCAGATCACGGACCTGTCCAAGAAGTACGCCAAGTCCGTGGACCGGTACGCCGTCCGCGACCTGGGTTTCCGTGTCGAGAAGGGGCAGGTCCTCGGCCTCCTCGGACCCAACGGCGCCGGCAAGACCACCACGCTGCGCATGCTGATGGGACTCATCACCCCCGACTCCGGCGAGATCCGGGTCTTCGGCCACGCCATCCGCCCCGGGGCACCCGTGCTGTCCCGCGTGGGGTCCTTCGTCGAAGGCGCGGGCTTCCTGCCCCACCTGTCCGGCCGCTCCAACCTGGAGCTGTACTGGCAGGCCACCGGCCGCCCGGCCGAGGACGCGCACATCGACGAGGCCCTGGAGATCGCCGGACTCGGCGACGCCCTGGCCCGTGCCGTGCGCACCTACAGCCAGGGCATGCGGCAGCGGCTCGCCATCGCCCAGGCGATGCTCGGCATGCCGGACCTCCTCATCCTCGACGAACCGACCAACGGCCTCGACCCGCCCCAGATCCGCGAGATGCGCGACGTCATGATCCGCTACGCGGCCGGTGGCCGCACCGTGATCGTGTCCAGCCACCTTCTGTCCGAGGTCGAGCAGTCCTGCACCCACCTCGTGGTCATGGACCGCGGCCGGCTGGTCCAGGCCGGTCCGGTCGCCGAGATCACCGGGTCCGGGGACATGCTGCTCGTCACCACCGCGGCCGAGGTCGCCGAGCCGCTCGTGGACAAGGTGGGCGCCCTGCCGGGCATCGGCTCCGCCGTGCGCGTGGACGACGGCCGTGGTCTGCTCGTCCGCCTCGACGGCGCCGGCGCCGCCCAGCTCGTCGCCGACCTGGTCCGTCTCGACGTGCCGGTGACGGGCGTCGGGCCGCACCGCCGCCTCGAGGACGCCTTCCTCACCCTCATCTCCCAAGGATCCGCATGA
- a CDS encoding ABC transporter permease, whose protein sequence is MSSATEIRALPEAPGYRARRTLPLRVEAMRQLRRRRTLLMGGVLAALPFILVIAFAIGGTPGGGEGGGGGSRINLMDVATESAANFAATCLFVSAGFLLVVPVALFCGDTVASEASWSSLRYLLAAPVPRSRLLWSKLVVALGFSLAAMVLLPLVALGVGAAAYGWGPLKLPTGGALTTADTVPRLALVVAFVFVSQLVTAGLAFWLSTKTDAPLGAVGGAVGLTIVGNVLDAVTALGTWREFLPAHWQFAWADALQPDLEWGGMAKGAAVSITYALILFALAFRGFSRKDIVS, encoded by the coding sequence ATGAGCTCCGCAACAGAGATCCGGGCGCTCCCGGAGGCCCCCGGCTACCGTGCCCGCCGCACCCTGCCGCTGCGGGTGGAGGCGATGAGGCAGCTGCGCAGGCGACGCACCCTGCTCATGGGCGGGGTGCTGGCCGCCCTGCCGTTCATCCTCGTCATCGCCTTCGCGATCGGGGGCACCCCGGGCGGCGGCGAGGGCGGGGGAGGCGGCTCCCGGATCAACCTGATGGACGTCGCCACGGAGTCGGCGGCGAACTTCGCGGCGACCTGCCTCTTCGTCTCCGCCGGCTTCCTGCTGGTCGTACCGGTGGCCCTCTTCTGCGGGGACACCGTGGCCTCCGAGGCGAGCTGGTCCTCGCTTCGCTACCTCCTCGCGGCCCCGGTGCCCCGCTCGCGGCTGCTGTGGAGCAAGCTCGTCGTGGCCCTCGGCTTCAGCCTGGCCGCGATGGTGCTGCTGCCGCTCGTCGCCCTCGGCGTGGGGGCGGCGGCCTACGGCTGGGGGCCGCTGAAGCTGCCCACCGGGGGCGCGCTCACCACCGCGGACACCGTGCCGAGGCTCGCGCTCGTCGTCGCCTTCGTCTTCGTCTCCCAGCTCGTCACCGCGGGACTGGCGTTCTGGCTGTCGACGAAGACGGACGCACCGCTGGGCGCGGTGGGCGGTGCGGTCGGTCTCACGATCGTCGGCAACGTCCTGGACGCCGTCACGGCACTCGGCACCTGGCGTGAATTCCTGCCCGCTCACTGGCAGTTCGCCTGGGCGGACGCGCTCCAGCCCGATCTCGAATGGGGCGGGATGGCGAAGGGCGCAGCCGTGTCCATCACCTATGCCCTGATCCTGTTCGCCCTGGCCTTCCGGGGGTTCAGTCGTAAGGACATCGTGTCCTGA
- a CDS encoding vWA domain-containing protein, translating into MERGTRTRTYGGALALLLGAALITGCAGSSPDGAESSVDRSTGSGGPAGGKQPPPAAPEQREDADGAAKDSGTRESVAPDYLSTFALDVDTASYGYARRTLGDGQLPAPDTVRPEEFVNSFRQGYRTPKGNGFSVTVDGARPGAGATDWSLVRVGLATGPAAATGERPPAALTFVVDISGSMAEPGRLDLARTSLGILADELRDDDSVSLVTFSDEAETRLPMTRLGGNRTKVRDAIEEMRPADSTNVAAGVERGYDEAVEGHRKGATNRVVLLSDALANTGETDADAILERIGDAREEYGITLFGVGVGSDYGDELMERLTNKGDGNTTYIADESQARKVFVDQLPAHLDLRARDAKAQVAFDRGTVQQFRLIGYENRKVADEDFRDDGVDGGEVGPGHTVTALYAVRLRAGASGHVATATVRWLDPGTREAHEATGSVKTGAVDGKLWGEAGARLQVTAVAAYFADTLRGGDLPGTPALGELAERARTLAVSTEDSSVQKLATMIEQADRLSNGDEPPGRGNEGEVG; encoded by the coding sequence ATGGAACGCGGGACGAGGACGAGGACGTACGGAGGAGCACTGGCCCTGCTCCTGGGCGCGGCTCTGATCACCGGCTGCGCGGGGTCGAGTCCGGACGGGGCCGAGTCGTCCGTCGACCGGTCGACCGGCAGCGGCGGGCCGGCCGGCGGCAAGCAGCCCCCGCCCGCCGCGCCGGAGCAGCGGGAGGACGCGGACGGGGCGGCGAAGGACAGCGGCACCCGGGAGAGCGTGGCGCCCGACTACCTGTCGACGTTCGCACTCGACGTGGACACCGCCAGCTACGGGTACGCGCGCCGTACCCTCGGCGACGGGCAGCTGCCCGCGCCGGACACGGTGCGCCCCGAGGAGTTCGTCAACAGCTTCCGCCAGGGCTACCGGACGCCGAAGGGCAACGGCTTCTCCGTCACCGTCGACGGAGCCCGGCCCGGCGCGGGGGCCACCGACTGGTCGCTCGTACGCGTGGGGCTGGCCACCGGGCCCGCAGCGGCCACGGGTGAACGACCGCCCGCCGCACTGACCTTCGTCGTCGACATCTCCGGATCGATGGCCGAGCCCGGACGTCTCGACCTCGCCAGGACCTCGCTGGGCATCCTCGCCGACGAACTCCGCGACGACGACTCCGTCTCCCTGGTCACCTTCAGCGACGAGGCCGAGACCCGGCTGCCCATGACCCGGTTGGGGGGCAACCGCACGAAGGTGAGGGATGCCATCGAGGAGATGCGGCCCGCCGACTCCACCAACGTCGCGGCCGGTGTCGAACGCGGCTACGACGAGGCGGTCGAAGGCCACCGCAAGGGCGCCACCAACCGGGTGGTCCTGCTCTCCGACGCGCTCGCCAACACCGGCGAGACCGACGCCGACGCGATCCTGGAACGGATCGGCGACGCACGCGAGGAGTACGGCATCACGCTGTTCGGCGTGGGCGTCGGCAGCGACTACGGCGACGAGCTGATGGAACGCCTGACCAACAAGGGCGACGGCAACACCACTTACATCGCGGACGAGTCGCAGGCCAGGAAGGTCTTCGTCGACCAGCTGCCCGCCCACCTCGATCTGCGCGCCCGGGACGCCAAGGCCCAGGTGGCGTTCGACCGCGGGACCGTCCAGCAGTTCAGGCTGATCGGCTACGAGAACCGGAAGGTCGCTGACGAGGACTTCCGTGACGACGGCGTCGACGGCGGCGAGGTCGGCCCCGGCCACACGGTGACCGCGCTCTACGCCGTGCGGCTCCGAGCGGGTGCCTCCGGGCATGTGGCGACGGCGACGGTGCGCTGGCTCGACCCGGGGACGAGGGAGGCGCACGAGGCGACCGGCTCGGTGAAGACCGGCGCGGTCGACGGAAAGCTCTGGGGCGAGGCCGGCGCACGGCTCCAGGTGACGGCGGTCGCCGCCTACTTCGCGGACACCCTGCGCGGCGGTGACCTGCCCGGCACGCCCGCGCTCGGTGAACTCGCCGAGCGGGCACGGACACTGGCCGTTTCCACCGAGGACAGCTCGGTGCAGAAGCTCGCGACGATGATCGAGCAGGCGGACCGGCTGAGCAACGGCGACGAGCCGCCGGGGCGCGGGAACGAGGGCGAAGTCGGCTGA
- a CDS encoding L-rhamnose mutarotase: protein MQRVCFLLKVRADRTAEYRERHAEVWPDMLEALSEAGWHNYSLFLREDGLLVGYLETEDFHAAREAMAATEVNARWQRDMAAFFEQPEAADEAMLPLTEVFHLA, encoded by the coding sequence ATGCAGCGCGTCTGCTTTCTGCTGAAGGTCCGTGCGGACCGCACCGCCGAATACCGTGAGCGTCATGCCGAGGTGTGGCCGGACATGCTCGAAGCCCTCTCGGAGGCCGGCTGGCACAACTACTCGCTGTTCCTGCGCGAGGACGGCCTGCTCGTCGGCTATCTGGAGACGGAGGACTTCCACGCCGCCCGCGAGGCGATGGCGGCGACGGAGGTCAACGCGCGGTGGCAGCGGGACATGGCCGCCTTCTTCGAGCAGCCGGAGGCCGCCGACGAGGCGATGCTCCCGCTGACCGAGGTGTTCCACCTGGCGTAG
- the rhaS gene encoding rhamnose ABC transporter substrate-binding protein, with product MMLRNAAGRRAVATAATAVSLALALTACSGTTKDSEDSGGAKTGSSAKADPDAPLKKGLKLAFLPKQINNPYEKIVDEAGIAAAKEYGGTGKEVGPSDANASSQVSYINTLIQQRQDAILVAANDPNAVCGPLKQAMKKDIKVVAYDSDTAKDCRQLFINQASSEEIGRSLVQHLGEQIGYKGKIAILSATQNATNQNTWIEFMKEELKLPKYKSMQLVKVAYGDDADQKSFQQTQGLMQAYPDLKGIISPTTVGIAAAARYLSDSSYKGKVVLNGLGTPNQMRKYVKDGTVEQFSLWNPEELGYLGSYAAAALASGQITGAEGETFKAGKLGEYTVGKDGEVILGEPTVFDAKNIDTFDF from the coding sequence ATGATGCTCCGCAATGCCGCTGGGCGCCGCGCCGTCGCGACCGCAGCCACCGCCGTCTCCCTGGCCCTCGCCCTGACCGCCTGCTCCGGCACCACGAAGGACAGCGAGGACAGCGGCGGTGCGAAGACCGGCAGCTCCGCGAAGGCCGACCCGGACGCCCCGCTGAAGAAGGGGCTCAAGCTCGCCTTCCTGCCGAAGCAGATCAACAACCCGTACGAGAAGATCGTCGACGAGGCGGGCATCGCCGCGGCGAAGGAGTACGGCGGCACGGGCAAGGAGGTCGGTCCGTCCGACGCGAACGCGTCCTCGCAGGTCTCCTACATCAACACCCTCATCCAGCAGCGTCAGGACGCGATCCTCGTCGCGGCGAACGACCCGAACGCGGTGTGCGGTCCGCTCAAGCAGGCCATGAAGAAGGACATCAAGGTCGTCGCCTACGACTCCGACACGGCAAAGGACTGCCGCCAGCTCTTCATCAACCAGGCCAGCTCGGAGGAGATCGGCCGCAGCCTGGTCCAGCACCTGGGCGAGCAGATCGGTTACAAGGGCAAGATAGCGATCCTGTCCGCGACGCAGAACGCGACGAACCAGAACACCTGGATCGAGTTCATGAAGGAGGAGCTGAAGCTCCCCAAGTACAAGAGCATGCAGCTGGTGAAGGTCGCGTACGGCGACGACGCCGACCAGAAGTCCTTCCAGCAGACCCAGGGCCTGATGCAGGCCTACCCGGACCTCAAGGGCATCATCTCCCCCACGACGGTGGGCATCGCCGCCGCCGCGCGCTACCTGAGCGACTCGTCGTACAAGGGCAAGGTCGTCCTCAACGGCCTCGGCACGCCGAACCAGATGCGCAAGTACGTCAAGGACGGCACCGTCGAGCAGTTCTCGCTCTGGAACCCGGAGGAGCTCGGCTACCTCGGCTCCTACGCCGCCGCGGCCCTGGCGTCGGGGCAGATCACCGGTGCCGAGGGCGAGACGTTCAAGGCGGGCAAGCTCGGTGAGTACACCGTCGGCAAGGACGGTGAGGTCATCCTCGGCGAGCCGACCGTCTTCGACGCCAAGAACATCGACACGTTCGACTTCTGA
- a CDS encoding ABC transporter permease has translation MTTAPETKKAPAARASLARGLALRWDTAVGVLLVAVLVVGLGTTEGFGSGENLAFAFNDIAEVALIALPMTLLVVAGQVDLSVASMLGLGSALTGALWEAGWAFEMIVPVVLLVGVAGGLLNGWLVTRVGLPSLAVTIGTLALYRGLASVALGSDAVTDFPQTYADWAVDTTTVPGTFLTYPVVLFAVLAVITAVVLHATGLGRSLFAIGAQEEAAYFAGIRVKRIKLLLFVVTGLFSAFAGVVFTLRYGSARADNGLGFEMLVIASVLLGGIDFDGGKGTLFGAVAGVLLIGVLKNLLTLNDIANEVQVIVTGLLLVASVLTPRVIAAVVERRHRRAANTPSPQP, from the coding sequence ATGACCACGGCGCCTGAGACAAAGAAGGCTCCCGCCGCGCGGGCCTCGCTCGCACGCGGCCTGGCGCTGCGCTGGGACACCGCCGTCGGTGTCCTGCTGGTGGCGGTCCTCGTCGTCGGGCTGGGCACCACGGAGGGCTTCGGTTCCGGCGAGAACCTCGCGTTCGCTTTCAACGACATCGCCGAAGTCGCCCTCATCGCCCTGCCGATGACCCTGCTCGTCGTCGCCGGCCAGGTCGACCTGTCGGTGGCGTCCATGCTGGGCCTGGGCAGTGCGCTGACCGGTGCGCTGTGGGAGGCGGGCTGGGCGTTCGAGATGATCGTGCCGGTGGTGCTCCTGGTGGGTGTCGCCGGAGGCCTCCTCAACGGCTGGCTCGTCACCAGGGTGGGACTGCCCTCCCTGGCCGTCACCATCGGAACGCTGGCGCTCTACCGTGGTCTCGCCTCCGTGGCACTCGGCAGCGACGCGGTGACGGACTTCCCGCAGACGTACGCCGACTGGGCCGTCGACACGACGACGGTCCCCGGGACCTTCCTCACTTATCCGGTCGTGCTCTTCGCCGTCCTGGCCGTGATCACGGCCGTCGTACTGCACGCCACCGGGCTCGGCCGCTCGCTCTTCGCGATCGGCGCGCAGGAGGAGGCCGCGTACTTCGCGGGCATCCGGGTCAAGCGGATCAAGCTGCTGCTCTTCGTCGTGACGGGGCTGTTCTCCGCCTTCGCCGGGGTCGTCTTCACCCTCCGGTACGGAAGTGCCCGCGCGGACAACGGACTCGGCTTCGAGATGCTGGTCATCGCGTCCGTCCTGCTCGGTGGAATCGACTTCGACGGCGGGAAGGGCACGCTCTTCGGCGCGGTCGCCGGGGTCCTGCTGATCGGCGTGCTGAAGAACCTGCTCACGCTCAACGACATCGCCAACGAGGTGCAGGTGATCGTGACCGGTCTGCTGCTCGTGGCGTCCGTCCTCACGCCGCGGGTCATCGCCGCGGTCGTCGAACGCCGGCACAGGCGTGCCGCGAACACCCCCTCGCCCCAGCCGTAA
- a CDS encoding ABC transporter permease, which produces MTTTIGSPPDTVKAPERSASSLVDTVFRAREISIAGALVLLVLGTYLANPRFLSDQGIKDLLLNASILVLLAVGQSAVVITRNIDLSVGSVVGLSAFACGKFVAGSEHGVVTVMLLGIAIGVVCGLVSGALVSFGRVPALVVTLGMLYIIQGVDYWWAQGEQISASDVPDAVLGLGSGSVLGIPYLPLLAVVLLAATAYFLRSYRSGRELYAIGSSPEAARLAGIPIRRRVLAAYAFSGAVAGFAGALWLARFGTVVADNAHGWELTVVSAVVVGGVAITGGTGTVWGAALGALLLTTIGSVLVVLKVDSFWQGAITGALLLLAISVDRIVNLRMTAALRKRSARHDHGA; this is translated from the coding sequence ATGACCACCACCATCGGGAGTCCCCCGGACACCGTGAAGGCGCCCGAGCGGAGCGCGTCCTCGCTCGTGGACACGGTCTTCCGGGCGCGCGAGATCTCCATCGCGGGCGCCCTCGTGCTGCTGGTACTCGGCACGTACCTCGCCAACCCACGCTTCCTCTCCGACCAGGGCATCAAGGACCTGCTGCTCAACGCGTCGATCCTGGTGCTCCTCGCGGTCGGTCAGTCCGCCGTGGTGATCACGCGGAACATCGACCTGTCCGTCGGCTCCGTCGTCGGCCTGTCCGCCTTCGCCTGCGGCAAGTTCGTGGCGGGCAGCGAGCACGGGGTGGTGACGGTGATGCTGCTGGGCATCGCCATCGGTGTGGTCTGCGGGCTCGTCTCGGGAGCCCTTGTCAGCTTCGGCAGGGTTCCGGCGCTCGTCGTGACCCTGGGCATGCTCTACATCATCCAGGGCGTCGACTACTGGTGGGCGCAGGGCGAACAGATCAGCGCCTCCGACGTGCCGGACGCCGTCCTGGGGCTGGGCAGCGGCAGCGTGCTCGGTATCCCCTACCTGCCGCTGCTCGCGGTGGTCCTGCTCGCCGCGACGGCGTACTTCCTGCGCAGCTACCGCTCGGGGCGCGAGCTGTACGCGATCGGGTCGAGCCCCGAGGCCGCCCGGCTCGCCGGCATCCCGATCCGCCGCCGGGTGCTCGCCGCCTACGCCTTCTCCGGGGCGGTCGCCGGCTTCGCCGGTGCCCTGTGGCTGGCCCGCTTCGGCACCGTCGTCGCGGACAACGCGCACGGCTGGGAACTGACCGTCGTCAGCGCCGTCGTCGTCGGCGGTGTCGCGATCACCGGCGGCACCGGGACCGTCTGGGGTGCCGCGCTCGGCGCCCTGCTGCTCACCACCATCGGCAGCGTCCTGGTCGTACTGAAGGTGGACTCCTTCTGGCAGGGCGCCATCACCGGCGCGCTCCTGCTGCTGGCCATCAGCGTCGACCGGATCGTGAACCTGCGGATGACCGCCGCACTGAGGAAGAGGAGCGCCCGTCATGACCACGGCGCCTGA
- a CDS encoding sugar ABC transporter ATP-binding protein has product MNQSAPDPAPVLALKGVSKSFGAVRALQDVSLQLFPGEAHALAGENGAGKSTLIKALAGVHRPDSGEVLLDGERVVFHGPADARDAGIAVIYQEPTLFPDLSIAENIFMGRQPRRTLGRIDRRAVHETTAGLMRRLGVDLAPDRPARGLSIADQQIVEIAKALSFDARVLIMDEPTAALTGSETARLFAVVRALRSEGAAVLFISHRLDEIFELCQRVTTLRDGRWISSEPLDGLTEDDLVRRMVGRDLDDLYPKQDAEVGEVALSVHRLTREGVFRDVSFDVRRGEIVALAGLVGAGRTEVAQAVFGVDRADAGEVKVGGTVLRPGSPTAAMDAGLALVPEDRRQRGLVMDMSIERNIGLTGLGEVRKRGLVSRALEHDRAADWAVRLQLKYNRLADTVGVLSGGNQQKVVLAKWLATGPAVLIVDEPTRGIDVGTKAEVHRLLSSLAADGLAVLMISSDLPEVIGMADRVLVMHEGRLVAEIPREGATEESVMAAATGRNERAAA; this is encoded by the coding sequence ATGAACCAGTCCGCCCCGGACCCGGCCCCGGTCCTGGCCCTGAAGGGCGTGAGCAAGTCCTTCGGTGCCGTACGGGCCCTGCAGGACGTCTCCCTGCAGTTGTTCCCCGGCGAGGCGCACGCGCTCGCGGGTGAGAACGGCGCAGGCAAGTCGACCCTGATCAAGGCCCTCGCCGGAGTGCACAGGCCGGACAGCGGCGAGGTGCTCCTCGACGGGGAGCGCGTCGTCTTCCACGGCCCGGCCGACGCGCGGGATGCCGGCATCGCCGTCATCTACCAGGAGCCGACGCTCTTCCCCGACCTGTCCATCGCCGAGAACATCTTCATGGGCCGGCAGCCCCGGCGGACGCTGGGCAGGATCGACCGCAGGGCCGTCCACGAGACCACCGCGGGCCTGATGCGCAGGCTCGGCGTCGATCTGGCGCCGGACCGGCCGGCCCGCGGCCTGTCGATCGCCGACCAGCAGATCGTCGAGATCGCCAAGGCGCTCTCCTTCGACGCCCGCGTCCTGATCATGGACGAACCGACCGCGGCCCTGACCGGCAGCGAGACCGCACGGCTCTTCGCCGTCGTCCGCGCGCTGCGGTCGGAGGGCGCGGCGGTGCTCTTCATCTCGCACCGCCTCGACGAGATCTTCGAACTGTGCCAGCGCGTCACCACCCTGCGCGACGGACGGTGGATCTCCTCCGAACCGCTGGACGGGCTCACCGAGGACGACCTGGTCCGCAGGATGGTCGGCCGTGACCTCGACGACCTCTATCCGAAGCAGGACGCCGAGGTCGGCGAGGTCGCCCTGTCGGTGCACCGGCTGACCCGCGAAGGCGTCTTCCGTGATGTGTCGTTCGACGTCCGCCGCGGCGAGATCGTCGCGCTCGCCGGGCTCGTCGGCGCCGGCCGGACGGAGGTCGCCCAGGCGGTCTTCGGCGTCGACCGTGCCGACGCCGGCGAGGTGAAGGTGGGCGGCACGGTGCTGCGCCCCGGCTCGCCCACCGCAGCGATGGACGCCGGCCTCGCGCTCGTACCCGAGGACCGCCGTCAGCGCGGACTGGTCATGGATATGTCCATCGAGCGCAACATCGGCCTCACCGGCCTGGGCGAGGTCCGCAAGCGCGGACTCGTCAGCCGGGCCCTGGAACACGACCGGGCCGCCGACTGGGCCGTACGTCTCCAGCTCAAGTACAACCGGCTGGCCGACACCGTGGGCGTGCTCTCCGGCGGCAACCAGCAGAAGGTCGTGCTGGCCAAGTGGCTGGCGACCGGCCCCGCCGTGCTGATCGTCGACGAACCGACCCGCGGGATCGATGTCGGCACCAAGGCCGAGGTCCACCGGCTGCTGTCCTCGCTCGCGGCAGACGGCCTCGCCGTCCTGATGATCTCCTCCGACCTCCCCGAGGTCATCGGCATGGCCGACCGCGTGCTCGTGATGCACGAGGGCCGGCTCGTGGCGGAGATACCGCGGGAGGGCGCCACCGAGGAGTCGGTCATGGCGGCGGCCACCGGACGCAACGAGAGGGCAGCGGCATGA